A stretch of DNA from bacterium:
AAAAATGCCAAGAGATGTTGATCTTTAAGGCGGTCTCGGCCTGTTTATCGAGTACGTTTTGGTATCCGGCCAGATTCATCAGCTTGTGATAATCGGCAAGCACTGTCCTGGGTGTGGTGCGCAGCACCGCTACAGTGGATTGGGACATAGGGATTCCTTTTTTAGAGTCCACCCTGGTTCATCGATGGCCTGCGAAGAAGCGATATGCGGCAGGATTTTCATGGATGAGGGTGTATATTTTTTCTGCACTGATCCGGCCAATACCCTGGACCTGCTTCAGGTCGTCGACCGATGCAGTGAAAACATTAGCCGGAGTCTGGAAACGTTCCAGCAGATATCGGCTGCGCGCATCGCCGACGCCGGGCAAACCCTGCAAGATATACAACTGGCGACGCTGTTTGTTTTTGCCCAAACCGGCCGGCCGTCGCAGGAGAACTCTTTTGCCGTCTGCGGTCTGTGCGGCTGCATAGAGCATGAGGGAAACGCATTCGTGACTGTCGCGGGCACGCAATACGGGAATCCCGAATCTAAAGGCTAGGCTGATCAGCGCT
This window harbors:
- a CDS encoding DUF362 domain-containing protein encodes the protein MSQSTVAVLRTTPRTVLADYHKLMNLAGYQNVLDKQAETALKINISWHFFFPGSSTTPWQLEGVIRTLKQDGFAPARIHGCHNRTVV
- a CDS encoding nuclease — its product is MQNAIIPIIADDRERKSDLVDELNRLPQVRLTIQRLPVGDYLVAGRLVFERKTMHDLAASVKDGRLFTQARRLAAAKGMPALILQGTGSDLRNHGLSREAIQGALISLAFRFGIPVLRARDSHECVSLMLYAAAQTADGKRVLLRRPAGLGKNKQRRQLYILQGLPGVGDARSRYLLERFQTPANVFTASVDDLKQVQGIGRISAEKIYTLIHENPAAYRFFAGHR